From the Phycisphaeraceae bacterium genome, one window contains:
- a CDS encoding response regulator, with protein MASHKVIVVDDERHITKILAFRLKQLGLEVLTAFNGKEALDLIRAERPSLVVSDYQMPLMSGLELAVALAQEEATAETPVIMLTARSHRLSHSEMVSTNIRTLLDKPLSGSELDAAVRETLGLEEGSAAAAA; from the coding sequence GTGGCTTCACACAAGGTCATTGTCGTTGATGACGAGCGGCACATCACCAAGATCCTGGCCTTCCGGCTCAAGCAGCTCGGGCTGGAGGTCTTGACCGCGTTCAACGGAAAAGAGGCCCTGGATCTGATCCGTGCCGAGCGACCCTCGCTGGTGGTCTCGGATTACCAGATGCCGCTGATGAGCGGGCTCGAGCTAGCTGTTGCTTTAGCGCAGGAAGAGGCCACCGCCGAGACCCCGGTCATCATGCTGACGGCCCGGAGCCACCGGCTCTCCCACAGCGAGATGGTCTCAACCAACATCCGCACGCTGCTGGATAAACCCCTCAGCGGCTCGGAACTCGATGCCGCAGTCCGCGAGACCCTGGGGCTGGAAGAAGGCTCGGCCGCCGCCGCGGCCTGA
- a CDS encoding SDR family oxidoreductase — MNHHRPQRIFLTGATGYIGGRLAPRLLDAGHQVTCLVRDARKLVERPWSHHANLRIIEGNVVHTDWLAEQMAGHDAAYYLVHSMVATGGKYAEHDRKLAESFTRASDMAELRRIIYLGGLGELGTGLSQHLRSRREVEDILAAGAVPLTSFRAAMIIGSGSASFEILRYLVDRLPVMITPRWVRTESQPIGIADTLHYLVRCLDVPETTGQTLEIGGPTVHTYIDLMQIMAKELGLMRRIILPVPVLTPRLSSHWIGLVTPVSSRLARPLAEGLRNRVVVTNDLTDQLMPHEPLSAAEAIRRAVRKTTLADVETRWSAAGVIPGDPDWAGGSTLVDRREIEITAGPTEVFTAVCRVGGGHGYYAADILWKIRGWMDQLVGGPGLRRGRRHPENVEYGETLDFWRVIDVQHDKRLALFAEMKLPGEAGLEFTLDPISETTTRLTMTARFRPRGLPGLAYWYAVLPLHHIVFSGMLHGMKRAAEELSSQPLQPKTSSS, encoded by the coding sequence ATGAATCATCATCGCCCCCAACGCATCTTCCTGACTGGAGCCACGGGCTACATCGGCGGTCGTCTGGCCCCGCGTCTGCTCGATGCGGGCCATCAGGTCACCTGCCTGGTTCGTGATGCCCGCAAACTTGTCGAGAGGCCCTGGTCACACCACGCGAATCTGCGGATCATCGAAGGGAATGTGGTCCACACCGACTGGCTCGCTGAGCAGATGGCCGGGCACGACGCGGCGTATTACCTCGTGCACTCGATGGTCGCGACGGGCGGGAAGTACGCTGAGCACGACAGGAAACTTGCCGAGAGTTTCACCAGGGCTTCGGACATGGCGGAGCTCAGGCGCATCATCTACTTAGGTGGGCTCGGCGAGCTTGGGACGGGATTGAGCCAGCACCTTCGTTCGAGACGAGAGGTCGAGGACATACTCGCCGCAGGTGCTGTCCCGCTGACGAGCTTCCGGGCGGCGATGATCATCGGCTCAGGTTCGGCGTCGTTCGAAATCCTGCGTTATCTCGTTGATCGTTTACCTGTGATGATTACGCCTCGCTGGGTGCGTACCGAATCGCAGCCGATCGGCATCGCCGACACTCTTCATTACCTGGTGCGTTGCCTCGACGTGCCCGAGACGACCGGGCAGACGCTGGAGATCGGTGGGCCCACGGTCCATACCTACATCGATCTGATGCAGATCATGGCCAAGGAACTCGGGCTGATGCGGCGCATCATCCTGCCCGTTCCGGTTCTGACGCCTCGACTTAGTTCGCACTGGATCGGTCTGGTGACGCCAGTCTCATCGCGGCTGGCGCGTCCGCTCGCTGAGGGCCTGCGGAATCGTGTGGTGGTCACTAACGACCTTACGGATCAGTTGATGCCGCACGAGCCTCTGAGTGCTGCGGAAGCGATCCGCCGGGCTGTTCGCAAGACCACGCTGGCCGACGTCGAGACCCGCTGGTCCGCCGCTGGCGTGATCCCTGGCGATCCCGACTGGGCAGGAGGGTCCACACTCGTCGATCGTCGTGAGATCGAAATCACGGCTGGCCCTACTGAGGTGTTTACGGCGGTGTGCCGGGTTGGTGGGGGCCACGGCTACTACGCGGCCGACATTCTCTGGAAGATCCGCGGGTGGATGGACCAACTCGTAGGCGGACCCGGCCTGCGTCGCGGGCGACGGCACCCCGAAAACGTCGAGTACGGTGAGACCCTGGACTTCTGGCGCGTGATCGATGTCCAGCACGACAAGCGGCTCGCGCTGTTTGCCGAGATGAAACTCCCCGGCGAAGCGGGTCTTGAGTTCACCCTCGACCCGATCTCCGAAACGACGACACGACTCACCATGACCGCTCGCTTCCGCCCGCGCGGGCTGCCCGGACTCGCCTACTGGTACGCCGTGCTGCCGCTGCACCACATTGTCTTCTCGGGGATGCTGCACGGGATGAAGCGGGCGGCGGAAGAACTCAGCAGCCAGCCCCTTCAGCCCAAAACCTCGTCCTCTTGA
- a CDS encoding NAD(P)/FAD-dependent oxidoreductase encodes MKRQNNEHAFFRDNPHDQPTVVVVGAGFAGLAVAKALKRSRCTVMVLDRRNYHLFQPLLYQVATAALSPSDIAQPIRHILRNQRNTEVYMAEVEGIDLDRKRVIFDGGEGHYDYLVVACGARTTYFGNESWREHAPGLKDAQDALEIRQRLLLAFEDAEREADPKRRQDRLTFVVVGGGPTGVELAGAIMEIAAVTIPQDFRNVNTRAARVILVDAGDRLLRALPESLSHSAQEQLERLGVEVHLGHRVREISGGEITIGDNKVPTSNVIWAAGVEANELTGALDIERNRGGQVKVQSDLSIKDHPEVFVIGDAAQVVDDEGASVPGVAPAAIQMGKYVGRLIADEVRSGTRLSPENRKKFIYKDRGMMATIGKAKAVADLKHGIHLKGLLAWLAWSLVHVLVLVGFRSKVFVVIGWVWAYLMNTKGARIIHRSTSIHSARPETQLPDQDRSGQTA; translated from the coding sequence ATGAAACGGCAGAACAACGAACACGCTTTTTTTCGTGATAATCCCCATGACCAGCCCACCGTGGTGGTCGTCGGTGCAGGCTTCGCCGGGCTCGCCGTCGCCAAGGCATTGAAACGGTCACGCTGCACGGTCATGGTCCTGGATCGTCGAAACTATCACCTGTTTCAGCCCCTGTTGTATCAAGTCGCCACTGCGGCTCTTTCCCCTTCGGATATTGCCCAACCGATCCGACACATCCTCAGAAATCAGCGGAACACTGAAGTCTATATGGCCGAGGTGGAAGGTATAGACCTTGACCGCAAGCGGGTGATCTTTGATGGTGGAGAAGGTCACTACGACTATCTCGTCGTGGCTTGTGGGGCTCGGACGACCTATTTCGGCAACGAGTCATGGCGGGAACACGCCCCGGGTCTCAAAGACGCTCAAGATGCCCTGGAGATACGGCAAAGGTTACTGCTGGCGTTCGAGGATGCAGAACGCGAGGCCGACCCTAAGCGGCGGCAGGACCGGTTGACGTTTGTTGTGGTAGGCGGCGGACCCACGGGCGTGGAACTGGCCGGGGCGATCATGGAGATCGCCGCCGTCACCATTCCTCAAGATTTCCGGAACGTCAACACGCGGGCGGCTCGAGTGATTCTGGTTGACGCTGGCGATCGTCTGCTGCGCGCTCTGCCCGAATCACTGTCGCATAGTGCTCAGGAGCAACTCGAACGCCTGGGTGTTGAGGTTCACCTCGGGCATCGCGTGCGCGAGATAAGCGGCGGAGAGATCACGATCGGCGACAACAAGGTCCCGACCAGCAACGTCATCTGGGCCGCAGGCGTCGAGGCCAATGAACTAACGGGCGCACTCGATATCGAACGGAACCGAGGGGGTCAGGTCAAGGTCCAGTCAGACCTGTCGATCAAGGATCATCCCGAGGTGTTCGTCATCGGTGATGCGGCCCAAGTCGTGGATGACGAAGGCGCCTCGGTACCCGGAGTCGCCCCAGCGGCCATTCAAATGGGCAAGTATGTCGGCCGGTTGATCGCTGACGAAGTCAGGTCAGGCACACGATTGTCGCCGGAGAACAGGAAGAAGTTCATCTACAAAGACCGTGGCATGATGGCCACCATCGGGAAGGCTAAAGCGGTTGCCGACCTCAAGCACGGGATACATCTCAAGGGATTGCTCGCCTGGTTGGCATGGTCACTGGTCCACGTGCTGGTACTTGTGGGTTTTCGGTCAAAGGTGTTCGTGGTCATAGGTTGGGTCTGGGCTTATCTCATGAACACGAAAGGGGCTAGAATCATCCACCGCAGTACATCGATTCACTCAGCTCGGCCCGAGACGCAGTTGCCGGATCAGGATCGGTCGGGCCAAACAGCCTAG